In the genome of Mercurialis annua linkage group LG8, ddMerAnnu1.2, whole genome shotgun sequence, the window TTCTTTGATCTGCCTggtgttggcaaataatcgcaagtgtacgatatcgcgcaagtaatataacttggaagaccaagtatcgatcccacagagacaatggacttaatcactaatttcaaatattctttaatcggctagctagaaaaatcaatagggttttgtaatttaattaaactaatataaactgaaaacaaataataaaatagggtttaaaacaataagattaaaaagttcaaggattgataatcccaaataaataagcaaaattatggaataggatttcttagtgattttatcgcgaatcgagctattctaaagcaccgaatcccgccctctcaagcctcaaagatccgaataaaatcacaacctaattaactaaccaattattaactcgctctcactatattaaaactgaattaaataatcaaattataattattaagcaaactcaatgactacctaaattccaacccgctctcacggcgttttcctctaagttcttaattatctgtgtctatttaattaacaatctctcaattagttaactaaacacaaactcatgaactaagtagctaatttaatccaagcaataagattaataattaagacacgaatcaacactaatccatccaatccaaataattaccaatttataagttcatatcaaccctcgaacaagggttttagttactcatattaaaactgaaacaaaacaagaaggatgatgaagaagaaagcataattaaacaataaataccggagttgtcaatttcggaaagaatcgtcttgattaagcttgaaatcttcaacaatcgtcttgcagaaactaattataaactacttataaactgctggaaaaaactaaactaaaagctatttaataaaaactaaactatCACTACTCTAATCTAATATCtaatttattgattgattttttaaCTAATGCTATTACAAtgcctttatatagtggaggtaGTTCTGGAGTCTTCAAATTCGTTTTACAAAtcaaatttgtaataggagtttcgGTTGGAGTCGAAGTaggaaaaatatccaaattcaaCTCGGATACAGCCCTTTTtgcatgtctcgttcgagaaaatgcatgtctcgttcgagaaaatgcatgtctcgttcgagaaaatGCATCAAATTGAAGTTTCGATGCTTTTTTCGTTCGAAAAACAACTCTCTGTGAGTAAATTtcgaaggtctcgttcgagaccttaaattctcgttcgagacccgaTTCCAGCTGCACAACTgctaacttcaaaacttcataacgcaatgtagaaaactccaaatgagtcggttcttgaaccgctggaaagcttaggatgtctactttatttcttatgaaaaACATAAAATCATTTGAAGTCATTAACTGCTCCAAAATTGTCAATGAATCCGTCGGGGTCAGATTTTCATGTgtgcaaatgtgctttcttcATTCCCAAGATTCACGACTTCGATCTAATCCATGATTTATACTCTTTATTGCTCAAAACGctccataatcactaaataatccttgaaacactaacacacaccataaagcatgaaaatactaaataatgtatGAATAATACGATAAAAGCGATTAAAGATGCGTAGAAACGACTcgaaatataggagtaattttactcctatcaccTGGTGGCCGTATCATGCTACAATTTTCTTTTTGCCAAGTTTTATATATTAATCGGCTTGGTAGCCGAATTTTCACTTGCCTTTATCGCGGTATTATCGGTCTCAAACTTAGTCCGATactcaataatttatttttcttaaaaaaaaaaattattacatgtttgagaaaaacggaggacccattgaaaaaactcaaaactGCAAAAATAAAAGACCGAGATTACATTAATATGAACATCGGTTTTAAGAAACGTCGAACGTTCAACGTTTCAAATGAATATTTGTTGACTCAGGTCGTTCGGCGAATGGTTTGCAACGATCTTTACTCCTCGTCGGCTCCAAATAGACGTCGGTCAATATTATCCCAACAACTGGGGACGTATTTCTATAGGTATTGGCCGTTGATCGCCCTATCGTACTCCTCGCCGTCAATATTTGCCAGTACATACGCCCCATTAGTTAACTTGGTGGTTACAATGAATGGTCCTTCCCAATTCGGGCTCCATTTTCCCAGTCTCCTGTCTTTATGGCCGATAGGTAAGATAGCTTTCCACACCATGTCGCCTATAGCGAATGACTTGGGTTTTACACGTTTATTGTACGCACTTTCAACTCTTCTTTTCTGGGCTTCAAGGTTGTCCAACGCAGCCAGTCTATCCTCGTCGAGGTCCAAAGAGTCTATCACCATCTTGTCAAAGTAATCGTCCTTGGATAATTTACTCTGGTATAAACGACAAGTAGACGCAACGGTAAGTTCCATTGGCAGCATTGCAGCATACCCATAGACCATTCGGAATGGCGAAGTCCCGGTGGCCGACTTCTGGCTTGTTCTGTTCGCCCAAACTACCTCTGACAACAAGACATGCCATTgtcttgggttttcttcaaCCATTTTTTGACTATAAGCTTAATGGCTTTGTTTGTTGCCTCGGCCTGCCCGTTGGCTTGCGCATAATACGGCGTCGAGTGTATCATTTTTATCTTCATCTGAGAAGCCCACCAAACTATATCGCCTCCCGTGAACATCGTCCCCTGATCAGTGGTTATTGATTTGGGTAATCCGTGTCTGTGGACGATGTATTCTTTGAAGAATTTGATCACAGCCTCTTGCGTCGGCGATTTCAAGGGTTTGGCCTCAACCCATTTAGTGAAATAGCAAGTGGCGATGATAATGAAAGTATGGCCGTCTGACGAGTCAGGATATATCTTCCCTATAAGGTCGACCGCCCATCCTCTAAATGGCCATGGCTTGATAATAGAGTGTAGTTCCTCGGCCGGGACGTGTTGTATAGGCCCGACTTTCTGATAAGCTTCGCACCCCTTAGCATATCTTATGCAGTCCTGTTCCATCTTCGGCCAATAGAAGCCATATTTATGGATTAACCATCTTATTCTAGGGCCCGCCTGGTGAGCGCCGGCTATTCCTTCGTGCGCTTCGGCCATTTCTAACATTGCTTCCTTGGGCCCGATACATCTGAAAAGCAGCCCTTAAAAGGCCTTCTTATACAGATCGCCTGCCAAAACTACATAATTTAGTGCCAAGGTTCTCAACCTCCTATTTGTATGGTCTGGCTTCTCAAACCAATTTAAGACTTCAATTCTCCAATATTGGTTAACATCAAGTTGGTAGGCCGAAAATCTCCTTTCGTCGACGGTGATGCCCCCAGTATGAAGATTCGGCATGTATCTTTCTATTGTGTCTAAGTGGAGGTTCGTTTTGTACCCACTGCCGTGCTGGGCTAAATCATTCGCAACAACATTATCGGCTCTCTCTGTGTATTCCATCATTCTGTCCTGAAAGCCTTCGATGAGATGTTTTTCTTTATTGCAATACCTTACCAATAGTTCGGACTTACATTTGAACTCTCCGGTTACTTGTTTAATGACTAACAACGAATCGCCTCTGATGTTAATCGCCTTTGCCCCCAGCTCGGCCAGGATCTCAAGGCCGAATATTAGGGCTTCGTATTCTTCCTGATTATTGGTACACTCGAATTGGAGTTTGAATGATAGCTGGTACGATGCCCCCAGGGGCGAGACAATATGCACTCCGGCGCCTGCCCCCTTGCTAGTCCTGGATCCATCGAACCACATCTCCCATATAGCTATGTCGCAGCAACTAATTATTTCATCTGTAAGGGTAATACCAGGGTGGTCAGCCAAGAAATCTGCCAACacttgtccttttactgctctttgGGGAACATGCACTAATGTGAATCCGGACATCGCGATCGCCCATTTCCCAATCCAATTTCTCAGGTATGGTTTTGATAGgatatacttaatgatatcggtctAGGATAGTACGTACACTACTACGAGCAGCATGTAGTATCGTAACTTGCAGCATGTGAAGTATAGGCACAGGCAGAtttttctatgtcggtatagcgaatTTCTGTGTCCGTTAGCCCTCGGCTCAGATAGTAGACTGCTCTTTCGACCCCATCATCttcttgggcgagcatacatccCAGGGATTCGTGTGCAGCCGATAGATACAACAATAATTGTTTATTCGGCTTTGGGGGAGTCATAACCGGAGGTTTTGCCAAGTAATCTTTTAAATCATCGAACACCCTCTGTTGCTCGTCCGTCCATATCCAATCATCGGTCTCTTTTCCTCGCagcaaaacactccagctgcGGAGTCGACCTGCTGTGTTTGCTATGAATCGCCTAAGGAAATTaatttgaccgatgagcctctggagctgcttcttggttttgggtggttcagcattaatgatcgccttggctttgttcttatctatttttactccccgctggtgaaccaagaaacccaagaagtttccagccgaaaTGCTGAACGCGCATTTTAGGGGATTCATTTTCAACCCAATACATCGTATACGTTCAAAACCTTTCCGAAGATCGGCCAGATGGACTTCGCTGGTATTTGATTTGATCACCATGTCGTCGATGTAAAATTCAAGGAATCGGGTCCTCTGAACGTTTTGTTTATCGCTCTCTGATATGTTGCCCCCGCGTTcttcaagccgaaaggcataACGATCCATTCGTACGCTCCAATCGGCCCAGGGCATCGAAAAGCTGTTTTAGAGATGTCCTCTTTGCTGATTGGTACTTGGTTGTACCCAGAATGTGCGTCGAGGAAACTGAGTATTGTGTGCCCTGCTGCCCTATCTATTAGCATATCGGCCACCGGCATCGGGTATTCGTCTTTAGGTGTGGCCAGGTTGAGGTTTCGAAAATCCACGCATACCCTTAGCTTTTCGTTTTTCTTAATCACTGGTACGATGTtagagagccattcggtgtacTGAGCTTCCCAAATAAACTTAGCATCTTCCAGACGCTTAATTTTGTCCTGGATGAGGGTATCCACTTCCCTGGACATTCGCCGGGGAGGTTGCCGAAATGGCCAAAATCCAATTTTCAAGGGGAGCTTATGTTCGGCGATATCAGGATCAAGACCCGGCATCTCATCGTACGACCAGACGAAACAGTCGCGAAACTCAATGAGTAAGGCGATCAGTTGTCCTTTTTAACCCTCGTCTAGTCCTGCGTTGACAAATATAGGCTTGGGCGATTCTTCTGTTCCCAAATTCACTTCGAGAAGGTCGTCTTGTACTTGGGCAGGGTCATCTTCCAATTTCCCTGTTGCTAATTGTATATCTCCAACTCGCAACGATCATATTGGGTCTTGATCTTGGTCCTCGTAGATGCATTCGGCTGATGTAATGTCATACAGCGAGGCCAACTGCCTGATCTTCTCTCTTAACTCCTTATGCCGTGATATCATCTCAAACTCTTAAGGATAGTGGATCGGCCTTTTCCCTCCAGGGTTACTAATACGGGTCGATATGAGTTAAATAGAAAACGAGGAACGCTTGTTTCCCCTTTCGAactaagggattgtatgttgcgTACTTCCACGTCATATAATCGT includes:
- the LOC126661721 gene encoding uncharacterized protein LOC126661721 is translated as MVYGYAAMLPMELTVASTCRLYQSKLSKDDYFDKMVIDSLDLDEDRLAALDNLEAQKRRVESAYNKRVKPKSFAIGDMVWKAILPIGHKDRRLGKWSPNWEGPFIVTTKLTNGAYVLANIDGEEYDRAINGQYL